One window from the genome of Anaerococcus sp. Marseille-Q7828 encodes:
- a CDS encoding bifunctional 2-keto-4-hydroxyglutarate aldolase/2-keto-3-deoxy-6-phosphogluconate aldolase gives MLKYQVLNRVHELGIVPVIRGNSKDEALGYCKALIDGGIDILEVTFTIPNALDVFKELKDQLPDTATLGAGTVMDATTARLAILNGAKFIVSPGFSEEVAKMCNLYQVPYMPGCMTFTEMTKALEYGVDLIKLFPGSLPGPSYVKAIHGPLPQANIMPTGGVSLDNIEDWFAAGVFAVGAGSNLVKGSHDEIVEQSKKYLAKIAECRK, from the coding sequence TTGTTAAAATATCAAGTACTAAACAGAGTTCACGAATTAGGAATTGTTCCTGTAATTAGGGGCAATTCCAAAGATGAAGCCTTAGGATATTGCAAGGCCCTCATCGATGGTGGCATTGATATTCTAGAAGTAACATTTACAATACCAAACGCCCTTGATGTATTCAAAGAACTTAAGGACCAACTGCCAGACACAGCAACTCTTGGAGCTGGTACTGTGATGGATGCCACAACAGCAAGACTAGCTATATTAAATGGTGCAAAATTTATAGTATCTCCAGGTTTTAGTGAAGAAGTTGCTAAAATGTGTAATCTTTACCAAGTACCTTATATGCCTGGATGCATGACATTTACAGAAATGACAAAAGCCCTAGAATACGGAGTTGACCTAATCAAACTATTCCCTGGCTCTCTACCAGGACCTAGTTATGTAAAAGCTATTCACGGCCCACTACCACAGGCAAATATTATGCCAACAGGTGGAGTTAGCCTAGATAATATTGAAGATTGGTTTGCTGCTGGAGTATTTGCCGTAGGCGCTGGATCAAATCTTGTTAAAGGTAGCCACGATGAAATAGTTGAACAATCCAAAAAATATCTAGCAAAAATAGCAGAATGTAGGAAATAG
- a CDS encoding TRAP transporter large permease → MGGQALAVILIVLAALLILGVPIAFSIGLASIVTILATVPLKVAVLTAAQRTFVGMSSFTLTAIPFFILAGNLMNEGGIAKRLVDFVMAILGKLPGALLVTNIGANALFGAISGSASAAAAAVGSMVKQGEEEMGYDKALSAAANGASAPAGLLIPPSNALITYSLVSGGTSIAALFLAGYLPGFLWALGCTIAAIIIAHKKGYTGVEGKFSWSNLGLATLRALPALGLIFVVIGGIVAGVFTATEGSAISVIYALILGLIYKNLNFNKIIDILIESAKMSAIVVFLIGVSNILSWVMAFTGIPQMIGNALLSVTSSPVVLLLIMNVILLISGTFMDVTPAILIFTPLFLPIVESFGMSPVQFGIIIVYNLCIGNITPPVGNTLFVAIKVGDTNLQKVIPYMLRFYAFILIGLILVTYVPAISLHLPQSAGLL, encoded by the coding sequence ATGGGTGGACAAGCATTAGCAGTAATATTAATAGTTTTAGCAGCCCTTTTGATCCTAGGCGTTCCAATCGCCTTTTCAATAGGACTAGCAAGTATAGTAACAATCCTAGCTACTGTGCCACTAAAGGTTGCAGTGCTAACAGCAGCTCAAAGAACTTTTGTTGGAATGAGCTCCTTTACCCTTACAGCCATTCCGTTTTTTATCCTAGCTGGTAACCTCATGAATGAGGGCGGTATAGCAAAAAGGCTAGTAGATTTCGTAATGGCAATCCTTGGAAAACTTCCAGGTGCCTTACTAGTTACAAATATTGGCGCCAATGCCCTATTTGGAGCAATTTCTGGATCAGCATCTGCTGCTGCAGCAGCTGTTGGTTCTATGGTAAAGCAAGGCGAAGAGGAAATGGGTTATGACAAGGCCCTATCAGCTGCAGCAAATGGAGCAAGCGCTCCAGCTGGTTTACTAATCCCACCGAGCAACGCCCTAATAACATACTCCCTAGTTTCAGGCGGTACTTCAATAGCAGCCTTATTCTTAGCAGGATATTTACCAGGATTTTTATGGGCCTTGGGATGTACCATAGCAGCAATTATTATCGCCCACAAAAAAGGCTATACAGGAGTTGAGGGTAAGTTCTCTTGGTCAAATCTTGGACTAGCTACCCTACGTGCTCTTCCAGCCCTTGGACTTATCTTTGTAGTAATAGGTGGTATCGTAGCTGGTGTATTCACTGCTACAGAAGGTTCAGCTATATCTGTAATTTACGCTCTAATCTTAGGTTTGATTTACAAAAACCTTAACTTTAATAAGATTATAGATATATTAATAGAATCTGCAAAAATGAGCGCTATTGTAGTATTTTTGATTGGTGTAAGTAATATTCTTTCCTGGGTAATGGCCTTTACAGGTATCCCACAAATGATAGGTAATGCTCTATTATCAGTAACTAGTTCACCAGTAGTCTTATTATTAATTATGAATGTAATCTTATTGATTTCTGGAACATTTATGGATGTTACACCAGCTATCCTAATATTTACACCATTATTTTTGCCAATTGTAGAGTCCTTTGGTATGAGCCCTGTACAATTTGGTATCATCATTGTTTACAACCTATGTATTGGCAACATCACACCACCTGTTGGTAACACACTTTTCGTTGCCATTAAAGTCGGAGATACAAACTTACAAAAGGTTATACCTTATATGCTAAGATTCTATGCTTTCATATTAATCGGTTTAATTCTTGTAACCTATGTCCCTGCCATTTCCCTACACCTACCACAAAGCGCAGGACTATTATAA
- a CDS encoding TRAP transporter small permease, whose amino-acid sequence MRKVLDKTMKFLSAATLFVMLILVVWQVFTRYILKNPSTWSEELVGYLFAWSTLFGASLIVSERGHMNIPVFVDTKSPNVQKKAAIFSEVIIFLFSLAVLTYGGIRITRLALNQMTSSLGLAIGLFYIPLPLTGIINMIYSICNIRMITNGEVEFIKAESASESSTREANKASEVAKYESPTDNVANPENTTNNSISNSETDDNKVIIESYKGE is encoded by the coding sequence ATGAGAAAAGTTTTAGATAAAACAATGAAATTTTTATCAGCTGCAACTCTGTTTGTCATGCTAATCTTAGTTGTTTGGCAAGTCTTTACAAGATATATTTTGAAAAATCCATCAACTTGGTCTGAAGAACTAGTTGGTTATCTATTTGCCTGGTCCACCCTATTTGGTGCAAGTCTCATAGTTAGCGAGCGTGGTCATATGAATATTCCAGTATTTGTTGACACAAAGAGTCCAAACGTCCAAAAGAAAGCTGCAATATTTTCTGAAGTAATAATCTTCTTATTCTCTCTTGCAGTATTAACTTATGGAGGGATCAGAATCACCCGCCTTGCCCTAAATCAAATGACATCATCTCTAGGATTAGCAATAGGTCTATTCTATATTCCACTTCCTCTTACTGGAATTATAAATATGATATATTCAATATGCAATATCCGCATGATAACAAACGGAGAAGTTGAATTTATCAAAGCCGAGTCTGCTAGCGAATCCTCAACTCGTGAAGCAAACAAGGCAAGTGAAGTTGCAAAATATGAAAGTCCTACAGATAATGTAGCTAATCCAGAAAATACCACTAATAATTCTATTTCAAATAGCGAAACTGATGATAATAAAGTGATTATTGAAAGCTATAAAGGAGAGTAA
- a CDS encoding GNAT family N-acetyltransferase: protein MNADFKIGEKVLETDRLILRAFEEDDLDDFYEYSSIPGVGEMAGWKHHENKEESEVILDYIIKGEETFAICDKKTNKVIGNLAVKPLELEDNSTNFNNYKGRNIGAVLNKHYWNQGLMTEAINELVEYLFNDLKFDFLMAGFFDHNYASKRLQEKCGFRHYKKKIFKTRMGTKEPGILNILINPESNLDIDSID from the coding sequence ATGAATGCTGATTTTAAGATTGGTGAAAAAGTTTTAGAAACAGATAGATTAATATTGAGAGCTTTTGAGGAAGATGACTTGGATGATTTTTATGAGTATTCCTCAATTCCAGGTGTTGGAGAGATGGCTGGTTGGAAGCACCATGAGAATAAGGAAGAATCCGAAGTTATTCTTGATTATATAATCAAGGGCGAAGAAACTTTTGCTATATGTGATAAGAAAACTAATAAAGTAATTGGCAATCTTGCAGTTAAACCACTTGAACTAGAGGATAATTCGACAAACTTCAATAATTATAAAGGCAGAAATATCGGTGCAGTTTTAAACAAACATTACTGGAATCAAGGACTTATGACTGAAGCAATTAATGAATTGGTTGAATATTTATTTAATGACCTTAAATTTGATTTTTTAATGGCAGGATTTTTCGATCACAATTATGCTTCTAAGAGACTTCAAGAAAAGTGCGGCTTCAGACACTATAAGAAGAAAATCTTTAAAACAAGGATGGGTACCAAAGAACCCGGCATACTTAATATATTGATAAACCCAGAAAGTAACCTAGATATAGATTCTATAGACTAG
- a CDS encoding sugar kinase produces MKKIVTFGEALMRLSPPNYQRFLQARNFDINYGGAEANVALALANLGYDSYYVTKVPDNALGHAAINSIRQFGVNTNYVVYGGDKLGLYFLETGSSVRASNVIYDRKNSAISSAKSEEFDWDEIFTGKDMFLVTGITPAISDKLAQITEEALKKAKEKNLEIVIDVNYRAKMWDLKKANQVMTKLLPYADIVIGFTPDILLEIDQNLDPDEHVNLLKRMVETYDLKIAASTFRTSHSANHNSLKAKLYDGKKLYTSKEYEFDIVDRVGGGDSFTTGLISGIMDEKPIQEALEFATATSVWKHTIPGDANIVIKEEIENLAKGGSTLVQR; encoded by the coding sequence ATGAAAAAAATTGTAACATTTGGGGAAGCTCTAATGAGACTATCCCCACCAAATTACCAAAGATTTTTACAAGCAAGAAATTTTGACATAAACTACGGGGGTGCAGAAGCAAATGTTGCTCTAGCTCTAGCAAATCTCGGATATGACTCATATTATGTCACAAAAGTTCCAGATAATGCCCTAGGTCATGCGGCAATAAATTCTATACGCCAATTTGGAGTAAACACCAATTACGTAGTCTATGGTGGAGACAAACTAGGCCTATATTTCCTAGAAACAGGTTCATCAGTCAGAGCAAGTAATGTTATCTATGACAGGAAAAATTCTGCTATTTCATCAGCCAAATCCGAAGAATTTGACTGGGATGAGATTTTTACAGGCAAGGATATGTTCTTAGTAACAGGAATCACACCTGCCATAAGTGATAAACTTGCCCAAATCACAGAAGAAGCCCTCAAAAAAGCCAAAGAAAAAAATCTTGAAATTGTAATAGATGTAAACTACAGAGCAAAAATGTGGGATTTGAAAAAAGCAAATCAAGTAATGACAAAACTATTGCCATATGCCGATATTGTGATAGGATTTACCCCAGATATCCTACTAGAAATCGACCAAAACTTAGACCCAGACGAACATGTAAATCTGCTAAAGAGAATGGTAGAAACATATGATTTAAAAATTGCAGCATCTACCTTTAGAACAAGCCACTCAGCAAACCATAACAGTCTAAAAGCCAAACTTTACGATGGCAAAAAACTCTACACTAGCAAAGAATATGAATTTGACATAGTAGATAGAGTTGGTGGCGGAGACTCCTTTACCACAGGACTTATTAGCGGAATAATGGACGAAAAACCTATCCAAGAGGCTCTAGAATTTGCTACAGCTACAAGCGTATGGAAACACACAATTCCTGGAGATGCAAATATAGTAATTAAAGAAGAAATAGAAAATCTTGCAAAGGGTGGATCAACTTTGGTGCAAAGATAG
- the uxaC gene encoding glucuronate isomerase, producing the protein MKQFLTDDFLLNTEYAKTLYHNYAKSMPIFDWHCHLEAEEIYKNEKIESITKAWLGGDHYKWRVMRAVGVDEELITGDADDFDKFKAYAATMPYLIGNPIYHWTHLELKNYFGIDYCLEKDTAEEIYKLANEKLATDDFRPRGLIKMSNVAAVCTTNDPIDDLRYHDLLEEDESFETIVKPAFRPDKAIAIEKEDYGAYIKKLSEVSGVDIKCFKTLKDALYKRMEFFKEKGCGASDQAFKYVPFEKASDEEIDKIIKKKLAGQILSIKEEDAYKTSLMIWLGKIYKDFDWAMELHLGVIRDNSTKLEEKLGHDVGGDATNDQYYAENLANLLNEIEKINGLPRTIIFPLNEAEFYPVSTIAGSFNRGNAEGVLTAQLGPSWWHLDHKEGMLEQMKIMSATSAFAKSIGMITDSRSFLSYPRHEYYRRLLCRFVGQIVADGEYPWDEQFLGQMIEDICFNNAKNIIKL; encoded by the coding sequence ATGAAACAATTTTTGACAGATGATTTTTTATTAAACACTGAATACGCCAAGACCCTATATCACAATTACGCCAAAAGTATGCCAATTTTTGACTGGCACTGCCATCTTGAAGCTGAGGAAATTTATAAAAACGAAAAAATCGAATCAATTACAAAGGCTTGGCTTGGCGGAGACCACTACAAGTGGAGAGTTATGAGGGCCGTTGGTGTAGACGAAGAACTTATAACAGGAGATGCAGATGACTTTGATAAATTCAAAGCTTATGCTGCTACTATGCCATACCTAATAGGCAATCCTATCTACCACTGGACTCACTTGGAACTTAAAAACTACTTTGGCATAGATTATTGCCTAGAAAAAGATACTGCCGAAGAAATTTATAAGCTTGCCAATGAAAAATTAGCCACAGATGATTTTAGACCTCGAGGCCTTATCAAAATGAGCAATGTTGCTGCAGTATGTACAACAAATGATCCAATTGATGACCTCCGCTACCACGATTTGCTTGAAGAAGATGAATCTTTTGAAACTATAGTAAAACCAGCCTTTAGACCAGATAAGGCCATTGCCATAGAAAAGGAAGACTATGGTGCCTACATCAAAAAGCTTTCAGAAGTATCTGGAGTGGATATCAAGTGCTTTAAAACTTTGAAAGATGCCCTCTACAAGAGAATGGAATTCTTCAAAGAAAAGGGTTGTGGCGCAAGCGATCAAGCCTTTAAATACGTCCCATTTGAAAAAGCAAGCGATGAGGAAATTGACAAAATTATCAAGAAAAAGCTTGCTGGTCAAATACTTTCTATCAAAGAAGAAGATGCCTACAAAACTAGTCTTATGATTTGGCTAGGAAAAATTTATAAGGACTTTGACTGGGCTATGGAACTTCACCTAGGAGTTATCCGCGATAATTCTACTAAACTTGAAGAAAAACTAGGCCACGATGTTGGTGGAGATGCTACAAATGACCAATACTATGCAGAAAATCTAGCCAATCTCCTAAATGAGATTGAAAAGATAAATGGCTTGCCAAGAACTATTATTTTCCCACTAAATGAAGCTGAATTCTACCCTGTATCAACAATAGCAGGTTCATTTAACAGAGGAAATGCCGAAGGTGTCCTAACTGCTCAACTTGGACCAAGTTGGTGGCATCTTGACCACAAAGAAGGAATGCTTGAACAAATGAAAATAATGTCAGCAACTAGTGCCTTTGCAAAATCAATCGGTATGATTACAGACTCTAGATCCTTCCTATCCTATCCTAGACATGAATACTACAGAAGATTATTGTGTAGGTTCGTAGGTCAAATCGTTGCTGACGGCGAATATCCATGGGATGAACAATTCCTTGGACAAATGATAGAAGATATCTGCTTTAATAACGCCAAAAATATTATCAAATTATAG
- a CDS encoding mannitol dehydrogenase family protein, giving the protein MDLKLQNFDQYKEKIDHAPSYDIKKLRDDSIKDPKWLAFGSGNIFRGFIARVGQDMIESGKFDRGISVVETFDTEIIEKIYKPYDNLALSVTLHKDGNFDTNLIANLAEALTLADKDRIKEIALNKNLELMSFTITEKGYNLYASNGELMDVVKADMEGDPKDAKHLMSIVTNLLYERYKDSKAPLTLLSLDNASHNGDLVKKSVMMIGQAWKDNGKVDDGFIDYLNNDISFPLSMIDKITPRPADVVKDYIEELGFTNMDTVITGKNTYIAPFVNSEEAEYLVIEDNFKNGRPPFEEGGVYMADRDTVNNVETMKVTTCLNPLHTTLATYGCILDYQSIAEEMKDEELVKLIKKIGYEEGLPVVINPGIINPQDFIDEVINIRLPNPYMPDTPQRIATDTSQKMSVRFGQTIKGYMNDEGKNAASLTYIPLAIAGWLRYLMAIDDKNNEFELSPDPLMDELKEIFSSMKLGEIEEISAIKKLLSNEKIFGVNLIEAGLDDKIIKFFRELSAGPGAVRATLEKYLS; this is encoded by the coding sequence ATGGACTTAAAACTTCAAAATTTTGATCAATACAAGGAAAAAATCGACCACGCACCAAGCTATGATATCAAAAAGCTACGTGATGATTCAATCAAAGACCCAAAATGGTTGGCCTTTGGTTCAGGAAATATCTTCCGTGGATTCATTGCAAGGGTTGGTCAAGATATGATTGAATCCGGCAAATTTGACAGAGGAATTTCTGTTGTTGAAACATTTGATACAGAAATCATCGAAAAAATCTATAAACCATATGATAACCTAGCCCTCTCAGTAACCCTCCACAAAGATGGAAACTTTGATACAAATTTAATAGCTAACCTTGCTGAAGCCCTAACTCTTGCTGACAAAGATAGAATCAAGGAAATAGCCCTAAATAAAAACTTGGAACTTATGAGCTTTACAATCACTGAAAAAGGTTACAATCTTTATGCATCAAATGGCGAGCTTATGGATGTAGTAAAGGCTGATATGGAAGGCGATCCAAAAGATGCAAAGCACCTAATGAGTATAGTTACAAATCTTCTTTACGAAAGATACAAGGATAGTAAAGCTCCACTAACCCTCCTTAGCCTTGATAATGCAAGCCACAATGGTGACTTGGTCAAAAAATCTGTCATGATGATAGGACAAGCTTGGAAGGATAATGGCAAAGTAGATGATGGATTTATAGATTATCTTAATAATGATATCTCATTCCCACTTTCAATGATTGATAAAATCACACCAAGACCAGCTGATGTAGTTAAAGATTATATTGAAGAGCTTGGATTTACTAATATGGACACAGTTATAACAGGCAAAAACACCTACATCGCCCCATTTGTAAACTCTGAAGAAGCAGAATATTTAGTAATTGAAGATAATTTCAAAAATGGCCGTCCTCCATTTGAAGAAGGTGGAGTTTACATGGCTGACCGTGACACAGTCAACAATGTTGAGACTATGAAAGTTACAACTTGCCTTAACCCACTCCATACAACCCTTGCAACTTATGGCTGTATCTTAGATTACCAATCAATAGCTGAAGAAATGAAAGATGAAGAGTTGGTAAAGCTCATCAAAAAAATAGGTTATGAAGAAGGACTTCCTGTTGTAATTAACCCAGGCATCATCAACCCACAAGACTTCATAGATGAGGTAATAAATATAAGACTTCCAAACCCATATATGCCAGATACTCCACAAAGAATAGCTACAGATACAAGCCAAAAAATGTCTGTAAGATTTGGCCAAACTATCAAAGGCTACATGAATGATGAGGGCAAAAATGCTGCAAGCTTAACATATATACCACTTGCCATAGCTGGTTGGCTCAGATACCTCATGGCAATTGATGATAAGAACAATGAATTTGAACTATCTCCAGATCCATTAATGGATGAACTAAAAGAGATATTTTCATCAATGAAACTTGGAGAAATAGAAGAAATATCAGCTATCAAAAAGCTTTTATCAAATGAAAAAATATTTGGTGTAAACCTCATAGAAGCTGGTCTTGATGACAAAATCATCAAATTCTTTAGAGAATTATCTGCTGGTCCAGGCGCTGTAAGAGCAACCCTAGAAAAATACCTATCATAA
- a CDS encoding mannonate dehydratase, which translates to MKMTFRHYGNDDPISLEYIGQIPGVDGVMAMMNEFEAGEVWDKEIFQKYVDDCHAAGLKCEVIESINIHEDIKMGLASRDKYIENYKQSLRNVAECGVKVVIYNFMPVFDWVKTELKHQLPDGTNTLAFDQKMVEGLTPRDMVDGILEGAGDFELPGWEPERLELLEEVLKQYESIDEDKLRENYKYFLEAILPTCEEVGIKMAVHPDDPAWPIFDIPRITSTVEDLEKIVNLVDSPANTLCVCTGSLGSRKENDVASILYDFAKRGKIGAVHARNIKFTGDKKFYEAAHKSDCGSLDMYEIMKSLSDAGFDGYIRPDHGRMIWGEEGRAGYGLYDRALGVTYLNGLWEAIEKDKERYGAKEKNE; encoded by the coding sequence ATGAAAATGACTTTTAGACACTATGGTAACGACGACCCAATTAGCCTAGAATACATCGGCCAAATCCCTGGTGTTGATGGCGTAATGGCTATGATGAACGAATTTGAAGCTGGTGAAGTTTGGGATAAGGAGATCTTCCAAAAGTATGTTGATGATTGCCATGCAGCAGGACTAAAGTGCGAAGTAATCGAATCAATCAACATTCATGAAGACATAAAAATGGGTCTAGCAAGCCGTGACAAATACATCGAAAACTACAAACAATCCCTAAGAAATGTAGCAGAATGTGGAGTTAAAGTTGTCATTTATAACTTCATGCCAGTATTTGACTGGGTCAAAACAGAACTGAAACACCAACTTCCTGATGGAACAAATACCCTTGCCTTCGACCAAAAAATGGTAGAAGGCCTTACACCACGTGATATGGTAGATGGGATTCTTGAAGGTGCTGGAGACTTTGAACTTCCTGGATGGGAGCCAGAAAGACTAGAACTATTAGAAGAAGTTTTAAAACAATACGAGTCAATCGATGAAGATAAACTACGCGAAAACTACAAGTATTTCCTAGAAGCAATATTGCCAACTTGTGAAGAAGTAGGTATCAAAATGGCTGTTCACCCAGATGATCCAGCTTGGCCAATCTTTGATATTCCAAGAATCACATCAACTGTAGAAGATCTAGAAAAAATAGTAAACTTAGTAGATAGCCCAGCAAACACCCTTTGTGTATGTACAGGTTCTCTAGGTAGTCGCAAGGAAAATGATGTAGCATCTATCCTCTACGATTTTGCAAAAAGAGGCAAAATCGGAGCAGTTCACGCTAGAAACATCAAATTTACAGGAGATAAAAAATTCTACGAAGCAGCTCATAAGAGCGACTGCGGTTCATTAGATATGTATGAAATAATGAAATCCCTATCCGATGCGGGCTTTGATGGATACATCAGACCAGACCATGGACGTATGATCTGGGGCGAAGAAGGAAGAGCTGGATATGGCTTATACGACAGAGCCCTAGGGGTAACTTACCTAAACGGCCTATGGGAAGCTATAGAAAAAGATAAAGAAAGATACGGCGCAAAAGAAAAAAATGAATAA
- a CDS encoding TRAP transporter substrate-binding protein, with protein MKFKKHFLAVCMLLVLVLTGCGANNSQADSNKTIIRVGHNQSQKHPTHIGLLAFEKYIEENLGDKYDVQVFPSELLGSQTDMVQLTQTGAINICVASNAILETFDDVYEIFNLPYLFASAESYHHVMDDPEITNPIFTSTKDAGFQAVTWLDAGSRSFYTKDRPIKSADDLKGLKIRVQQSPTNVKMMSLLGGSASPMGFGEVYTALQAGIIDGAENNEMSLTDNGHGDICKYYSYDMHQMVPDIVIANYEWLNDLPEDERAIFEEGFKILSEEQRKEWVSAVENAKEKAANDQGVEFIYPDQSEFVEKVAPLTKEVLQRNTKLQPYYDKIQEYNKEFPAQKEAKQ; from the coding sequence ATGAAATTTAAAAAACATTTTTTAGCTGTATGCATGCTTCTTGTCCTTGTCCTTACAGGATGTGGAGCAAACAATAGTCAAGCAGATAGCAATAAGACAATAATAAGAGTGGGTCACAACCAATCTCAAAAGCACCCTACTCATATTGGTCTATTAGCATTTGAAAAATACATAGAAGAAAACCTGGGCGACAAATACGATGTGCAAGTTTTCCCATCAGAACTTTTGGGCTCACAAACCGACATGGTTCAACTCACACAAACTGGCGCAATCAATATTTGTGTAGCAAGTAATGCCATACTTGAAACATTTGATGACGTTTACGAGATATTTAATCTACCATACTTATTTGCATCAGCCGAATCCTACCACCATGTAATGGACGATCCCGAAATTACTAATCCAATTTTTACATCGACAAAGGATGCAGGTTTCCAAGCTGTTACTTGGTTAGATGCCGGAAGTAGGTCTTTTTATACAAAAGATCGTCCAATAAAATCAGCTGATGACCTCAAAGGGCTAAAAATCAGAGTCCAACAATCTCCTACAAATGTAAAAATGATGAGTTTATTAGGAGGTTCAGCTTCTCCTATGGGATTTGGAGAGGTTTATACAGCCCTTCAAGCGGGAATTATAGACGGAGCTGAGAATAACGAAATGTCTCTAACTGACAATGGTCACGGCGATATTTGTAAATACTACTCATACGATATGCACCAAATGGTTCCAGATATAGTAATTGCAAACTACGAATGGCTAAATGATTTGCCAGAAGATGAAAGAGCTATATTTGAAGAAGGATTTAAAATATTAAGTGAAGAGCAAAGAAAAGAATGGGTCAGCGCAGTTGAAAATGCCAAAGAAAAGGCAGCCAATGACCAAGGAGTAGAGTTCATCTACCCAGATCAAAGTGAATTTGTAGAAAAAGTTGCCCCACTAACAAAAGAGGTCTTACAAAGAAATACTAAACTTCAACCTTATTATGATAAAATTCAAGAATATAACAAAGAATTCCCAGCACAAAAGGAGGCCAAACAATGA
- a CDS encoding iron-containing alcohol dehydrogenase: MAMKAYSVPRVIVHGENSLDYLKELDGKKATIVTGGSSMKRFGFLDKAKEILEEGGMEVQIIDGVEPDPSIQTCKDGGAKMVEFGPDWIIALGGGSAMDAAKVMWVYYEHPGYDFNKLANFENPPLRNKAKMACIASTSGTASEITAFSVITDTENKIKYPLVHADFVPDVAIVDPEIPSKMPPLITAQTGMDVMTHAVEAYVSTSADDYTSPHALKAIELVFENLKKAYDNGDDLEAREKMHDASTLAGMAFSNASLGIVHSMAHKIGGIFHLTHGEANAIMLPYIIDYNRKSTDKYDELEKLLGIDDIAEEIRKLNASVGISANIKDGKNTVIEEKDFEEVLDQMSKNAFADACTLTNPRETSAEDIKKIYKAAYYGEKVDF, encoded by the coding sequence ATGGCAATGAAAGCTTACAGTGTACCAAGAGTTATTGTTCACGGTGAAAATTCCCTAGATTATCTAAAAGAACTTGATGGCAAGAAAGCTACTATAGTTACTGGCGGATCTTCTATGAAAAGGTTTGGATTTTTGGACAAGGCCAAAGAAATCCTTGAAGAAGGTGGCATGGAAGTTCAAATAATCGATGGAGTTGAACCAGATCCTTCTATCCAAACTTGCAAAGACGGCGGAGCAAAGATGGTAGAATTTGGACCAGATTGGATTATTGCCCTAGGCGGTGGTTCTGCTATGGATGCTGCTAAGGTAATGTGGGTTTATTATGAACATCCTGGTTATGACTTTAATAAACTAGCTAATTTCGAAAATCCACCACTAAGAAATAAGGCAAAGATGGCTTGTATTGCTTCAACATCTGGTACAGCATCAGAAATAACAGCATTTTCTGTAATCACAGATACAGAAAATAAGATCAAATACCCACTAGTTCACGCAGACTTTGTTCCAGATGTGGCTATAGTTGACCCTGAAATCCCATCCAAAATGCCACCACTTATCACAGCTCAAACAGGTATGGATGTTATGACCCATGCAGTTGAAGCCTATGTTTCAACAAGTGCAGATGACTACACATCACCTCATGCCCTAAAGGCAATAGAACTTGTATTTGAAAACCTAAAGAAAGCTTATGATAATGGAGACGACCTAGAAGCAAGAGAAAAGATGCACGATGCTTCAACCCTTGCAGGAATGGCATTTTCAAACGCATCCCTTGGTATAGTGCACTCCATGGCCCACAAAATAGGCGGCATCTTCCACCTAACCCACGGAGAAGCCAATGCTATTATGCTACCTTATATAATTGATTACAATAGAAAATCAACTGACAAATACGACGAACTAGAAAAACTACTTGGTATTGATGATATAGCTGAAGAAATCAGAAAATTAAATGCATCAGTAGGCATATCTGCAAATATCAAAGATGGAAAAAACACCGTCATTGAAGAAAAAGACTTTGAAGAAGTATTAGATCAAATGAGCAAAAACGCCTTTGCCGATGCTTGTACCCTAACAAATCCAAGAGAAACATCAGCTGAAGATATCAAGAAAATATATAAGGCAGCTTATTACGGAGAAAAGGTAGACTTTTAA